ccctgcccccatgtcTCCAGGACTGTCCACACCACTTGCTCCCAGGCGAGCGAGACAGTCACCCAGCCTGAGATTGGGAGCAGCAAGGCACACCCGGCACTGCTGCTCCCCACGCAGGGGGGAAAGACACCCTGTACCCTCAGTATCTCCCGCacaagcaggggctggggctgactTGACTAGGCCTCTCAGAGCGAGCCAGCCCTAGGAGCTGcacggacccccccccccaggagactGCAGTATCCAAGCAGACAGCGTCATGCCAAAGCCTCCTTGGCAGAGCCGTGGATCACGGCAGCAGAGGAATTGCCTCCTGCTCCGGTTGGCAGAGCTGGTGGCTGTGCTGATGGGTTCACTCCTAGCTCCTGGGCAGCTAGAGCCTTTCAAAACAGGCCAGGACTAATCAGTCAGGCCAGCCGTCTCAGTGCAGCCGACTACAGCCAACCTTCACCCTCTGCACAGATTACTAGGGACAGTCCCTCCCCGCAGGCGAGAAGTGCTGCCAGGGCTGTGCACAGAAGCAGCTGTGCTGAGAAGGGCTCCCAAAAGCACAGCCCCTTCCTGCAGGTGAAGATTGCGGGGAGCGGAGGAGGGCTGTGGAAGCCCTCAGGGGCTGGATGTACCTCAGCCTACCTCCTTGGAGAAGACCAAGCGCCAGGATGTTTGGACCCACCCAGACCGGCAGCGCCCCCATCCAGCGAGGCCACAGGGTCCCAGCTATCAGCCTTTGCGGGTGGGGTCTTCTCCCAGGCCTTGCACAGGGGAAGGATCAGCAGCCAGGTTAACCCCAGGCAGCCGCATGATGAAGTGGAGTCTCACACTGGATCATTACACTCActcagtttatttttgttttaaatgtgtttttaaaacaagcaGGAAGTTTTAAACACCGATTATCTGCAATGGCCAGTGGAGACGATAGAGACAGGGGAGCTATGGCCCCATGGAACAGAGCAGAAGctaaaacaggaagaggaatcGATCCTGACAGCAGCTCATTTCCCCCATTAACTGCACCACAAGTAGGAAGGAGCCAGGGAGATGCAGAAAGAGCAGAGAATGTGAGAACAGAAAGATGCTGTggggagctcagagcagtcaCTTCCAGAAGACAGCAGCTCTTTCTGGGCGAGGGAACGGCAGCACTGACTGCCTGCCTGCCGGCCGCACGGGAAGACGGGAGAAAACCCTGCTTGGTCTGCAGATCAGACTAGGGGCTTCCCGCCTCCCCCGGCTCTGGCATCAGCTAGCTGCACACTTGACAGGTGAGGTCAGGCCAGGCCACTGGCTAAGGGAACGTTGTTTTCCTGGTACTAAGTGCTCACGTCTCCCTCCTCCAGGGTCAGGCTGCAGAGGGTGATGGAGGAGCACAGGAAGTGCGTGTATGAGCAGCACTAATGAAATGCGGCAGGCCATTAAAAAGCCACTATCGAGCAGTTAGACACATGGTGCAGTCTAGTCTAGGCAAGGGAGTCTGCTTCCTGGTCGCTCCATTGAGGGGAGAGGAGAGCCAAGCCATTGCTGGTCAAGGCCTGGCCAGGCCCAGTGGTCTGTCCCCATGGGAAGCCAGGGCTAGCatggccaggctggggagagccCTTCCTGCGGCTGAGCTCCACAAGCAAGTGAACCAACCAGATCAGTCTTGCCTAAAGCCTCCAGGCTCAGCCCCACCCTCCATTTGCAGCCAGTCCTTATTCCAGTGCCCCCAGACTGCCTCCGGCCAGCCTTGTGCCTTCTGATGGCTGCGGGGAAGGTGGTTTGCCACAGCCGTCTCTGCGGGGCTCCCTTAGCAGCCGTGCTTGGgggtgagccctagttcttgaCGGGGTCTGCGCAGCTAGTGGCTAGCTGGTCCAGCTGCCCAGGCAGGCCTCAAACACAGCGAAAGGGGCTCCTTCTGTTTCTGCGCGACAGTTCCGACAGCTCTGGTCATCTCTGCCTAAGTCCAGCTCAGACTTCTGCTTCAGGACCGAGTAGAGATGGGACTCATAGCCGCTGTCTTGGACATTGATGCAGGTCCTCCGGAGCACCTCCAGGTCTACTGGCCGGTTCCTGGTGCCCTGCAGAGCGTCCAGTGAGCAGAGCAGCTGGACGTCCCAGTCCGACTCTGAAGAAGAAGGTGGCCCCAGATTTGGGCCATTGTGGGTTCTGCAAGGGGCAGGCTGGAGGGTGCTGGGATGGGTGGCCAGGCTTTCGCCAAGGTCTGTGCTGTGGGGTGGCTTGGGCAGCGCACCTTCAGCTACTGCAGTGCAGCCCAAGCGCCTGGCTGGGGGGATTGGCAGGTGTGGGAGGGCCGGATGGACTGCAGAACAGCTGGCCTTGTCCCAGGTAGGCGATTGCAGCTCGAGGCCAGACTCGGCCACACAGCAGGGAGGCTCTGGGGCCTGCTCTGTAGAGTGCCCCTCTTGCAGGCCTGGAGTCCCGCTCTCCCAGACCTGCTGAGTGGCTGTGCTCGCCAGGGTAGCCTCAGTGTCGTCTATAGCCATGGGAACAGGCTCCGGAGGCTCTTGAAGCACATGGGCTCTGTCCTGAGGCATCACTGAGGCAGGGAAGCTGCAGAGCCTGCTGGAAAGCAGCAAGAGCTCTGCTCCAGGAGCACCAGATGGAGCAGTGCCAGCAGCCCCTcccgcagccagccccacaccccgaTGAACTGAGCTGCAGCACACCGAGCCTGTCTGCTTCTCCAGATGCAGGGGGTCGCTGCTCAGCTGTATTATCCTCGGCCTCTTTTCCAGCCGCATGCAAGGGCTGTCGGAGAGTTTGCGTTTCCTGGAGCAGGGTGATGCTCCCAGAGGGTGACTCAGGGACTCGAGTGCATCCTGGGGAACAAGTTCAGGGGAGCAAGCAGCTGCCTCTCCAGTCAATCCATCGCTGGCCCGGGTCCACTGGCTGAGATCAGGAGCAGTGGCCAACACAGTAGCCCCCACTGCACTGTTGTCAACAGCAGACTGGTCTGTGTTCTGACACCAAGCATGGGCCCTCCCAGCTGGCCCTGTGCTAGCAGATGGCCTGGCTCGCAGTGTCTCCTCGGCCCATAGCCCCAGCAGAGGGTGCCCCGCGGGCAATTctggagcaggagggagctcGCTGACCTTCTCCTTTGGCATCTCCTCTGGGCCTGTGGAGCATTCCCCTCCCAGCACAGCCACTGCACTGAGAGACAGCTCTGCTTTGTCCTTCCTGGCCAGCTGGTGCTtccatcccagctctgcagctggtgGGCCCAGGCCTTCCACAGCCTTTGCTCGAGAGCCACAGAGTTCGTTGTcagctgcaggagagcagggcacCCTGGGAGAGAAAGCTTCTCATTTAATACGGGAGCCCCTTGCATGGAAAGAAGCCAGGGCTGTGCAGCACCCTAGCAGGGCTGCAGGGATGGGGTATTTAAGCCCCTCTGCTCAGAAGGTGAGGCCGAGTAAACTGGGAGATCGCCTGGGAGGAGCAGTGGCTTGAAATGCAGCTGTGCAGAACTCCAGCCCAGGAGGGAAGTTCAACAGGGTCACCTGCTGGCTGAGCAGGACAGCCTGACCCAGCCCCAGAGGGACACACCCCAGCACAGAGAAACAGGAGGGGGACTGAGGAGCAGATGTGTATTTTGGGCAGTGAGGGGTCCTGCGTCACAGGAGATGAGCCACTCTTGGGTAAAGGCATGAGAGGGGTCTGGGAAATTCCCCACAGGAACCAAGAGAACAGCCCCAGGGCAACAGGAGCCCAGAGTGGCTCGTGTCTttgagggtgcagcaggggaaggAGCCAGCCTGTCTACCCTGGACACCGAAGGGAACTTGTCCCCCTAACCCTGCTCTGCCAAGGTAAGCAGGGCCCCTCCACCAgaactgcctgcctgcctgtcacTGAGCAGCTGACTGGCTGTGGATTTTAACCCCCCGTGATCCAGGCTGCCCAAGCCAGACCCTCAAGCCCCAGGGCAGCAAGCTGTTTGTGTGTTACCTGGGGGGAGAGGACCAGGCTGGGATCTCTGCAAAGTCATTGGTGAGCTGAGCGATGACGTGATCCACAGCCGCATACTGAGAGGCGTCCAGCGCGAACCGCCTGTGCCGGGGGCTCTGGAGGTGCTGGAACAGAGAAAGGGGAGCGTGGGGCCAGCAGCTTCTTCTCGCAGCAGGCCCAGGAGAGCAGGGTGCAGTTAGCCACAGCCCCATGCTGGGGAGAGTTCCAGGGAGCAGCAGTAGCTGCTTGCCCTGCAGGTAGCTGCATGGCAACTGCTGGGGAAGGCTAGAGGCCctcagggacaggctgtggggcCAAGGGGAACAGATGTGGGCACAGAGGGAATGCGGCTCTACCCCTGCCCAGGGCTATGGTGCTGGGAACATCCCAGGGCCAAGGTATGACAAGTATGGGGCAAGAGCAGTGCAATCCGCAGCttggctcccagccactgggatgGGCAACAGTGCTGGCACCCCAGGCTCCCCCTGGGCCAGGGGCACAACTGCTCCACGGGACTGCACACTCCCAGCTCCCAATGGACTTGGGCTGTTCTGCTGAGACAGGTCAGAGGAGCAGCAGACGGAGCCAAGGCACACCTGTAAGATTGTCTGCTTCCCCATTGGGCACGCCTGCGTTGGGCATATCTGCAGAGGCTCTGCCTGCCTTGAACCACGAGCGGGGGAGACCAAGGCAGCTCCTGCAGTGCTAGCCCAGTGGAGCCCTTACCATCTGCAGCTCCCCGAAGGTCTCCTGGCAGCATTCACAAAACCCCTTCCTCTTCTTGGGCACAGTGGCTGGGCTGGACCGGGggctcctctctctctcgctgTGCGTCAGACAGCCCTCGGGGGCTCTGCAAGGGGACACAGTACAGGGCTAGAGATCCGTATTATCCCCATGCCTAGGCAGCGGTTGGGCTAGGTGCGGTACAAACAAGATGGCCTCTGCCCCTGGGGGCAGACAATCTTAGGGACGAGACGAGACGGGGAGCACGAGGATGCGGTGAGAATGCTGCTCAGCGTGACAGGCTGTGGGCTCTGCACACTAGCGGCCTGACTGTTGTCGGGTCCACGCAGGCactgcagcaaaggagagttaAGGTGGGATCTGAAGGCGGGCAGTGAGGCAGCTGTGGGAGATCTACAAGGAACTCGTCCCAAGCGTGAGGGACAGCAGAGAAGAAAGCACAAAGGGGCGAAGAAGGCTAGCATCGCTGGGCTGATCAGAGGTTGGAGTTGACTTCTTCATAGTCAAGGAGAGGTGAgaggtagggtggggataggccACAAAGGGCCTGCAgggtgaagacaagcagcttatgtttaaGGTGACAGAAAAGAAGGAGTCCGTGGAAGGACACaacaagggtggggggaggacatGGTCAAGACAGTGGACGAAGAGAACGACGTCTGTAGCAGTGTTTCGGATATGAGAGATGCATGTGTCCAGGCCAGACAGAAGGAGGCTGCAGTAATTGAGAGGTGAGATGGGCCTGGATGGGAGCTCTACGTCTGTGGATGGATAGGAGAGGCCAGACCTTAGGGATGTTCTGCACAAAGAACTGGTACAATTGACACAGTCTGGGTGCAAGGACCTAGAGGGAGGTCAGAGTTGAAGATGATGCCTGGGTTACAGGCCTCAGTGACAGACAGGACAGTGGGGCTGTCCATACTGAGCAAGTCGGAGTTGAAGGCAGCAGGGACCCCCAGCTCaccgagtctgacctcctgggcACCAGCCCCACCCGGCACCCGCACACTGAACCCAACTGAAATGAGCCCAAAGGGTCACAGCCCTCAGGACACTGGACTATGCTGTGCCACAGGCCGAGGGGCACCAGGGCCCGAGGCCCTTGAAATGGGAGGGGAATGATTTGCgatacacccagataatcctggccaGTGACCCGccccccatgctgcaggggaaggcgaaaCCCCCAAGCTCACCACCAACCTGACCTGGGGGGGaattcctgccccaccccacattcGGTGCTCGGTTAGACCCTGAGCTTGtgagccagccaagcacctgagagagaaagcacctgagagagaaaaTGCCCAgggccacctcagagccctggcgcTCCCATGCAgtagcccagcccagccacggCCATCCTGAGGCTTCAGAGGAGGGAGGTAAACCCAGAATTCCTGACTGGGACTGAAAGCAGcctgtattcacatcctacacaccactgtaataatctttgcacAAAATAAGCCTTGTGAGGTACCAATAACTCGCTGCTCATTAACATTTTTGCGCAAGGTCTGCATGTGACGGGTATGGAGAGTCATGGTGTCATCATCAGAGTGTGTGTGAACCAGGTCTGTCCCAAACAAAGGGATGAGAGTTCCCTGTTTACACACCCCCACCAAGCTGACAAGGGGCAGAGGCAAACCTCACACTgacaaggggaggggaaaaagagggCAGCATGGCATCTATACCCAGAAGGAGACGGACACTTGGCCTGGGTTTCACTTTTCCAGAGGAATCCACTGCAAAGGCTCCCTGGGCTATAAAGACAGGGGCTGAACCTCCAGTGATAAGCAGCTGAATCAGCTGCTGGTGTACGACATTACTGTACTACAAGAGTTTTGAGTGAGGCCTTTTCTGACAGCTAAGGACTCTGGGGATTAATATCACTGAACTGGCTCTATTAACACTCGATGAGGAATTCTGGACACTCACTGATACCAGACTGTATCGCCTGCCCAGACAGGAGGGGATGGCACAGCTTTCTACCCGTCTCCTATGTACATGAAGCATAGAGGAATCAAACAATGGAAGCTGCTTTTCATTGAACTCAAaggggatgggaagcccacaggaagggaagaatagCATGAGAACATCCTGCTTCTTGAAACAAGGTCATTGACCTTCAGAAGATCTAAGCAAGGActgaagccatctttggcatccatcactacaCAGACAAGAGGCTAGAGcccttgcaagctgagaaagacgagtccttcaaccaaggggggtgggg
The DNA window shown above is from Natator depressus isolate rNatDep1 chromosome 27, rNatDep2.hap1, whole genome shotgun sequence and carries:
- the DBF4B gene encoding protein DBF4 homolog B isoform X2: MAEPEPAGRMGCQSEKRQRRPPEKQHQEVTGSSKNLPFLGKSFYLDLPNNKNMEFLVATIKQLGGVIESFLSKEVSYVVSSSKEAKLDSGPRRPTEKRSSAASGVAKAKTLPSAVPKGSHAGQYHKPADSALISRGKELLQKAMRNQDSSSGSSILVNARSWGVRILHVDEMMAYVQQLLFRVSGARKQSEKTMVKCFSVGPGVLKVGKLKPPFLKIEDRSRKFRPFHHQFKSFPDLNFLAPNRSSPFEPLKTPSSSCRVRAPEGCLTHSERERSPRSSPATVPKKRKGFCECCQETFGELQMHLQSPRHRRFALDASQYAAVDHVIAQLTNDFAEIPAWSSPPRVPCSPAADNELCGSRAKAVEGLGPPAAELGWKHQLARKDKAELSLSAVAVLGGECSTGPEEMPKEKVSELPPAPELPAGHPLLGLWAEETLRARPSASTGPAGRAHAWCQNTDQSAVDNSAVGATVLATAPDLSQWTRASDGLTGEAAACSPELVPQDALESLSHPLGASPCSRKRKLSDSPCMRLEKRPRIIQLSSDPLHLEKQTGSVCCSSVHRGVGLAAGGAAGTAPSGAPGAELLLLSSRLCSFPASVMPQDRAHVLQEPPEPVPMAIDDTEATLASTATQQVWESGTPGLQEGHSTEQAPEPPCCVAESGLELQSPTWDKASCSAVHPALPHLPIPPARRLGCTAVAEGALPKPPHSTDLGESLATHPSTLQPAPCRTHNGPNLGPPSSSESDWDVQLLCSLDALQGTRNRPVDLEVLRRTCINVQDSGYESHLYSVLKQKSELDLGRDDQSCRNCRAETEGAPFAVFEACLGSWTS
- the DBF4B gene encoding protein DBF4 homolog B isoform X1 — its product is MAEPEPAGRMGCQSEKRQRRPPEKQHQEVTGSSKNLPFLGKSFYLDLPNNKNMEFLVATIKQLGGVIESFLSKEVSYVVSSSKEAKLDSGPRRPTEKRSSAASGVAKAKTLPSAVPKGSHAGQYHKPADSALISRGKELLQKAMRNQVSGTVMGFSSRQDSSSGSSILVNARSWGVRILHVDEMMAYVQQLLFRVSGARKQSEKTMVKCFSVGPGVLKVGKLKPPFLKIEDRSRKFRPFHHQFKSFPDLNFLAPNRSSPFEPLKTPSSSCRVRAPEGCLTHSERERSPRSSPATVPKKRKGFCECCQETFGELQMHLQSPRHRRFALDASQYAAVDHVIAQLTNDFAEIPAWSSPPRVPCSPAADNELCGSRAKAVEGLGPPAAELGWKHQLARKDKAELSLSAVAVLGGECSTGPEEMPKEKVSELPPAPELPAGHPLLGLWAEETLRARPSASTGPAGRAHAWCQNTDQSAVDNSAVGATVLATAPDLSQWTRASDGLTGEAAACSPELVPQDALESLSHPLGASPCSRKRKLSDSPCMRLEKRPRIIQLSSDPLHLEKQTGSVCCSSVHRGVGLAAGGAAGTAPSGAPGAELLLLSSRLCSFPASVMPQDRAHVLQEPPEPVPMAIDDTEATLASTATQQVWESGTPGLQEGHSTEQAPEPPCCVAESGLELQSPTWDKASCSAVHPALPHLPIPPARRLGCTAVAEGALPKPPHSTDLGESLATHPSTLQPAPCRTHNGPNLGPPSSSESDWDVQLLCSLDALQGTRNRPVDLEVLRRTCINVQDSGYESHLYSVLKQKSELDLGRDDQSCRNCRAETEGAPFAVFEACLGSWTS